One genomic region from Amaranthus tricolor cultivar Red isolate AtriRed21 chromosome 12, ASM2621246v1, whole genome shotgun sequence encodes:
- the LOC130797237 gene encoding uncharacterized protein LOC130797237 produces MHRVGSAGNTSGSSRPRKEKRLTYVLNASDDTKHSAGINCLARLKSNESGSSEFLFTGSRDGTLKRWAVDDKAATCSTTFESHVDWVNDAVLVGDHTLVSCSSDTTLKTWNSLSNGACTRTLRQHSDYVTCLAAAEKNINTVASGGLGGEVFVWDIEAALAPVSKSNDSIEEEASNGISGGGSNLPITSLRTINSSNNISLNSTPNHGYVPIAAKGHKESVYALAMNDSGTILVSGGTEKVVRVWDPRSGSKTMKLRGHTDNVRALLLDSTGRFCLSGSSDSMIRLWDLGQQRCVHSYAVHTDSVWALAITNSFTHVYSGGRDQSLYMTDLNTRESILLCAEDYPILQLALDDESIWVASTDSSVNRWPAEGHNPQKMYQRGGSFLAGNLSFSRARASLEGSTPIPVYRESTLKVPGIPAIVQHEILNNRRRVLTKDTAGSVKLWEITRGAVIEDYGEVSYEDKKKELFEMVSIPTWFTVDTRLGSLSIHLDTPQCFSAEMYSADLNIAGKPEDDKVNLARETLKGLLAHWLAKRKQRSGSQSTANGEAQSVKEISSRSMTHSRIEVDGNAENDSMIYPPFEFSAVYPPSIITEGSQGGAWRKKITDLDGTEDEKDLPFWVMDCVLNNRLPPRENTKCSFYLHPCEGSTIQILTQGKLSAPRILRIHKVVNYVVEKMVLDKSSDGASGDGTFAPGLAGGPLQTGADGSLRRPWQRLKPAIEILCNNQVLSPDMSLATVRAYVWKKPEDLVLHYRVVQGR; encoded by the exons ATGCATCGAGTAGGCAGTGCAGGGAATACCTCTGGTTCGAGTCGCCCTAGGAAGGAGAAAAGATTGACATATGTTCTTAATGCTTCTGATGACACAAAG CATTCTGCCGGCATAAATTGCTTGGCCAGGTTGAAGTCCAATGAATCTGGTAGTAGTGAGTTCTTGTTTACTGGTAGCCGTGACGGAACGTTGAAGAGATGGGCTGTTGACGACAAAGCAGCTACTTGCTCTACTACTTTTGAATCTCACGTGGATTGG GTAAATGATGCTGTCCTTGTTGGTGATCATACACTTGTGTCTTGCTCTTCGGACACTACTCTTAAG ACATGGAATAGCTTGTCTAATGGTGCATGCACGAGGACTCTGCGTCAGCACTCAGACTATGTTACCTGTCTTGCTGCAGCAGAAAAAAAT ATAAATACTGTTGCCTCTGGTGGCCTCGGTGGGGAGGTGTTTGTTTGGGATATCGAAGCTGCACTTGCTCCAGTTTCTAAGTCAAATGACAGTATTGAAGAAGAGGCTTCCAATGGAATTAGTGGTGGTGGGAGTAATCTGCCTATTACCAGTTTGCGCACAATCAATTCCAGTAATAACATCTCTTTGAATTCTACTCCAAATCATGGTTATGTTCCTATTGCTGCCAAAGGCCATAAGGAATCAGTGTATGCATTAGCAATGAATGATAGTGGGACTATTCTTGTTTCTGGTGGAACTGAGAAG GTTGTGCGTGTTTGGGACCCGAGATCGGGTTCGAAGACCATGAAGTTGAGGGGTCACACAGATAACGTTAGAGCATTGCTCTTGGATTCTACTGGAAG GTTTTGTTTGTCTGGCTCTTCTGATTCTATGATCAG ACTATGGGATCTAGGTCAGCAGCGCTGTGTGCATTCATATGCTGTTCATACAGATTCTGTCTGGGCTCTTGCCATCACAAATTCATTTACTCATGTCTACAGCGGTGGAAGAGACCAATCT TTATACATGACGGACTTGAACACTAGAGAGAGCATTTTGCTTTGTGCAGAAGATTACCCAATTTTGCAGTTGGCACTGGATGATGAAAGCATATGGGTTGCAAGTACAGATTCTTCGGTTAATAGGTGGCCTGCAGAAGGACACAATCCTCAGAAAATGTACCAAAGAGGAGGTTCCTTCTTGGCTGGGAACCTATCATTTTCAAGGGCAAGAGCTTCCCTTGAAGGATCCACTCCT ATTCCAGTATACCGGGAGTCAACACTCAAAGTACCTGGAATTCCAGCGATTGTGCAGCATGAGATATTGAATAATCGAAGGCGTGTTCTTACCAAG GATACAGCTGGTTCTGTGAAACTATGGGAAATCACAAGGGGTGCTGTGATTGAAGATTATGGCGAG GTATCATATGAGGACAAAAAGAAGGAGCTATTTGAGATG GTGAGCATTCCTACATGGTTCACTGTGGATACCAGGCTAGGTAGTTTGTCTATTCATTTGGATACACCACAGTGCTTTTCAGCTGAGATGTATTCTGCTGATCTTAACATCGCTGGAAAACCTGAGGATGATAAG GTCAATCTAGCTCGAGAAACACTGAAGGGCTTATTGGCTCATTGGTTAGCGAAAAGAAAACAGAGATCAGGATCTCAATCAACAGCGAATGGTGAAGCTCAATCAGTGAAAGAAATCTCCTCCAGAAGCATGACCCACTCACGAATTGAAGTTGATGGAAATGCAGAAAATGATTCAATGATATATCCTCCATTTGAATTTTCTGCTGTTTATCCTCCGTCTATCATTACTGAGGGTTCTCAAGGGGGAGCATGGAGGAAAAAGATAACTGATTTGGATGGCACGGAAGATGAAAAGGATCTCCCTTTTTGGGTTATGGATTGCGTTTTAAACAATCGTCTACCTCCTAGAGAgaataccaa GTGTAGCTTTTACTTGCATCCATGTGAAGGTTCCACAATCCAAATCTTAACCCAGGGGAAGCTGAGTGCTCCTCGTATATTAAGAATACATAAG GTTGTCAACTATGTTGTTGAAAAGATGGTCCTTGACAAATCATCGGATGGCGCGTCTGGTGATGGTACGTTTGCTCCAGGGTTAGCTGGTGGGCCCTTGCAGACTGGAGCAGATGGATCTCTCCGTAGACCCTGGCAGCGGCTAAAGCCTGCGATTGAGATTTTGTGTAATAATCAG GTATTATCTCCCGATATGAGCTTGGCAACAGTACGAGCTTATGTATGGAAAAAACCTGAAGATCTTGTACTTCATTATCGTGTGGTGCAGGGAAGGTGA